In Nasonia vitripennis strain AsymCx chromosome 2, Nvit_psr_1.1, whole genome shotgun sequence, a genomic segment contains:
- the LOC100115659 gene encoding geranylgeranyl transferase type-1 subunit beta → MNFYTKNSAKIEGSSRKPKQKKVIKKMTPKLMKKKHTNYFRIILRMMPSECPDAIRMTFAFFAISGLDLLDALDAEWESAELKQYAIAWIYRLQVRGAGPRCGFQSSTMIPNEIVTKYHCGHLAMTYTGLASLIILGDDLSSVDKESILEGMRACQNPDGSFTAMVTGCESDMRFVYCACCVSAILDDWSGMNKAKAIDYIVKSISYDGAIGQGPGLESHGGSTFCAVASLYLMNELNNVLTEKQLDRLKRWCLMRQDGGFHGRPGKPSDSCYSFWIGATLQLLGVSELSDCQENRAFVLDTQNTIMGGFGKYDNERPDPLHAYLGLCSLSLIGEPDLREMHAALNISQRAYTHLQQLHEKWRNK, encoded by the exons atgaatttttatacaaaaaactCAGCCAAAATTGAGGGGTCAAGTAGAAAacctaaacaaaaaaaagttatcaaaAAGATGACTCCAAAATTAATGAAGAAGAAACATACCAACTACTTTCGTATAATTTTACGAATGATGCCCTCCGAGTGTCCAGATGCCATAAGAATGACTTTTGCATTCTTTGCAATATCAGGCTTAGATCTACTTGATGCTTTAGATGCTGAATGGGAATCGGCTGAGTTGAAACAATATGCAATAGCCTGGATATACAGATTGCAAGTCAGAGGTGCTGGTCCAAGGTGTGGTTTTCAATCCTCAACAATGATCCCAAATGAAATTGTTACTAAATATCATTGCGGCCATCTTGCAATGACCTACACCGGTTTAGCTAGTTTAATTATTCTCGGAGATGATTTGAGCAGTGTGGACAAGGAATCCATTCTCGAAGGAATGAGAGCTTGTCAAAACCCTGATGGATCTTTTACCGCAATGGTAACCGGCTGTGAGAGTGACATGAGGTTTGTTTATTGTGCCTGCTGCGTGTCAGCTATTCTGGATGATTGGTCTGGAATGAATAAAGCAAAAGCCATTGATTACATAGTAAAAAGCATA TCATACGATGGAGCAATCGGTCAAGGTCCAGGATTAGAATCCCATGGTGGATCAACGTTTTGTGCTGTGGCTAGTCTATATCTCATGAATGAGCTTAATAATGTTCTAACAGAAAAACAACTGGATAGATTAAAGAGATGGTGTCTGATGAGACAAGACGGAGGGTTCCATGGAAGACCAGGCAAACCGTCAGATTCTTGTTATAGCTTTTGGATTGGAGCTACTTTACAGTTACTTGGTGTTAGTGAATTATCCGATTGTCAGGAGAATAGGGCATTTGTTCTTGACACGCAAAATACAATTATGGGTGGTTTTGGAAAATATGATAACGAACGTCCAGATCCTCTCCATGCATATTTAG GTCTGTGTAGCCTCAGTCTGATAGGAGAACCTGATCTACGAGAAATGCATGCTGCACTGAATATTTCACAACGAGCATACACACACTTACAGCAATTACACGAAAAATGGAGGAATAAGTAA